The following proteins come from a genomic window of Pyxidicoccus sp. MSG2:
- a CDS encoding type II asparaginase gives MRAFPSPVLRALPVALCALACVAYAAPQAPAAPTTATPPAATESRPRPKPRVHILATGGTIAGAQASQTEYGYKSGAFKVEDLIAAVSNLQELATLSGEQVASIGSQDMNDQIWLRLAHRVNELLQSDDVDAVVITHGTDTMEETAYFLDLVVKSTKPVVLVGSMRPATAVSADGPANLYNAVAVAADPGACNRGVLVVINDEVHAARNVEKMNTTNVEAFSSPERGPQGLVNTGKIAWFERMDKRNTVRSEFSVEKLQKLPRVDILYAHANMSADLIDAAVRGGARGIVIAGVGDGNMTEGALAALERWARQKGLLVVRSTRVPTGMVLRNNEVNDDKTGFVASGEFNPAKSRVLAQLALTETNDPKRVQQMFNTY, from the coding sequence ATGCGAGCTTTCCCTTCCCCTGTCCTGAGGGCCCTGCCGGTCGCGCTGTGCGCCCTGGCCTGCGTCGCGTACGCCGCACCCCAGGCCCCCGCGGCACCCACCACCGCGACGCCGCCCGCGGCGACCGAGTCCAGGCCCAGGCCCAAGCCGCGCGTGCACATCCTCGCCACCGGAGGAACCATCGCCGGCGCCCAGGCGAGCCAGACGGAGTACGGCTACAAGTCGGGCGCGTTCAAGGTCGAGGACCTGATTGCCGCCGTCTCGAACCTCCAGGAGCTGGCGACGCTGTCGGGCGAGCAGGTCGCCAGCATCGGCAGCCAGGACATGAACGACCAGATCTGGCTGCGCCTGGCCCACCGGGTCAACGAGCTGCTGCAGTCCGATGACGTCGACGCGGTGGTGATTACCCACGGCACGGACACGATGGAGGAGACGGCGTACTTCCTCGACCTCGTGGTCAAGAGCACCAAGCCGGTGGTCCTGGTGGGCTCCATGCGACCGGCCACCGCGGTGAGCGCGGATGGCCCGGCCAACCTCTACAACGCCGTGGCGGTGGCGGCGGACCCGGGGGCCTGCAACCGCGGAGTCCTGGTCGTCATCAACGATGAGGTCCACGCCGCGAGAAACGTGGAGAAGATGAACACCACCAACGTCGAGGCCTTCAGCAGCCCCGAGCGGGGTCCCCAGGGCCTCGTGAACACGGGCAAGATTGCCTGGTTCGAGCGCATGGACAAACGCAACACCGTGCGCTCGGAGTTCAGCGTGGAGAAGCTCCAGAAGCTGCCCCGCGTGGACATCCTCTACGCCCACGCGAACATGTCCGCGGACCTCATCGACGCGGCGGTGCGCGGCGGCGCCAGGGGCATCGTCATTGCCGGCGTGGGGGACGGCAACATGACGGAGGGCGCCCTGGCGGCGCTCGAGCGGTGGGCCAGACAGAAGGGACTCCTCGTCGTGCGGAGCACGCGCGTGCCCACCGGCATGGTCCTGCGCAACAACGAGGTCAATGACGACAAGACAGGCTTCGTGGCCTCCGGTGAGTTCAATCCAGCCAAGTCCCGGGTGCTGGCCCAGCTGGCGCTGACAGAGACGAACGACCCGAAGCGGGTGCAGCAGATGTTCAACACGTACTGA
- the aspD gene encoding aspartate 4-decarboxylase, whose amino-acid sequence MQAHEAEDKPLEMLSPFELKDLLIEIAEESIRTRAAVMLNAGRGNPNWIATTPRESFFLLGSFAMSEARRTWNEPDVGLAGMPHSVDIARRFQRFLDTCPPGPGVELLRGTLELGVRELGFEADAFVWEMVDSLTGDNYPVPDRMLVHAERIVEAYLARELCAGRPPPGRFKLFAVEGGTAAMSYLFQSLCANKLLNKGDTIALGTPIFTPYLEIPHLSEYQFDVVPIEQSEMDSDGRHTWQYPDAEIDKLADPRIKAFFLVNPANPGAVAIRPRTLARVAELVRTRRPDLLILTDDVYGTFVEGFRSFAAELPHNTLLVYSYSKHFGCTGWRLGVVAMHEHHVADTLLAQLPAGAASEVHARYRSISTHPEKLPFIDRLVADSRSVALNHTAGLSLPQQQMMMLFSAFALLDKDDAYKKRCRQICHERLAALFRGLGVELKPNDLGTAYYQTLDLEAWCRKYIGEDFMDYVQRHRDPLDVVFALARRYGTVLLNGSGFHGPPWSARVSLANLEDEAYPQIGRHLKELVETAVERWKREKDPIH is encoded by the coding sequence ATGCAAGCGCATGAGGCAGAAGACAAGCCGCTCGAAATGCTCAGCCCCTTCGAGCTGAAGGACCTGCTCATCGAGATTGCCGAGGAGTCCATCCGCACCCGAGCGGCGGTGATGCTCAACGCCGGGCGCGGCAACCCGAATTGGATTGCCACCACGCCGCGGGAGTCCTTCTTCCTGCTCGGCTCCTTCGCCATGTCGGAGGCGCGGCGCACCTGGAACGAGCCGGACGTGGGGCTCGCCGGCATGCCCCACTCGGTGGACATCGCGCGGCGCTTCCAACGCTTCCTGGACACCTGCCCACCCGGGCCCGGGGTGGAGCTCCTGCGCGGAACGCTCGAGCTCGGCGTGCGGGAGCTGGGCTTCGAGGCGGACGCGTTCGTCTGGGAGATGGTGGACTCCCTCACCGGTGACAACTACCCCGTGCCGGACCGGATGCTGGTGCACGCCGAGCGCATCGTCGAGGCCTACCTGGCCCGGGAGCTGTGCGCCGGACGTCCTCCCCCGGGCCGCTTCAAGCTGTTCGCGGTGGAGGGTGGCACTGCGGCGATGAGCTACCTGTTCCAGTCCCTCTGCGCCAACAAGCTGCTGAACAAGGGCGACACCATCGCCCTGGGCACGCCCATCTTCACCCCCTATCTGGAGATACCGCACCTCTCCGAGTACCAGTTCGACGTGGTGCCCATCGAGCAGAGCGAGATGGACTCGGACGGGAGACACACCTGGCAGTACCCGGACGCGGAGATAGACAAGCTCGCGGACCCGCGAATCAAGGCCTTCTTCCTCGTCAACCCGGCCAACCCGGGGGCGGTGGCCATCCGTCCCCGGACGCTCGCCCGCGTGGCGGAGCTGGTCCGCACCCGGCGCCCGGACCTGCTCATCCTCACCGATGACGTCTATGGCACCTTCGTCGAGGGCTTCCGCTCCTTCGCCGCGGAGCTCCCGCACAACACCCTCCTGGTCTACTCGTACTCGAAGCACTTCGGGTGCACGGGATGGCGGCTGGGCGTGGTGGCGATGCACGAGCACCACGTCGCCGACACGCTGCTCGCCCAACTGCCCGCGGGGGCGGCGTCCGAGGTGCACGCCCGCTACCGCTCCATCTCCACCCACCCGGAGAAGCTTCCGTTCATCGACCGGTTGGTCGCCGACAGCCGCTCGGTCGCGCTGAATCACACCGCGGGGCTGTCGCTGCCCCAGCAACAGATGATGATGCTCTTCTCCGCGTTCGCGCTCCTGGACAAGGACGACGCCTACAAGAAGCGCTGCAGGCAGATCTGCCACGAGCGCCTCGCGGCGCTGTTCCGGGGGCTGGGGGTGGAGCTCAAGCCCAACGATTTGGGCACGGCGTACTACCAGACGCTGGACCTCGAGGCCTGGTGCCGCAAGTACATCGGGGAAGACTTCATGGACTACGTGCAGCGGCACCGGGACCCGCTGGACGTCGTCTTCGCGCTGGCCCGGCGCTACGGCACGGTGCTCCTGAACGGGAGCGGCTTCCATGGGCCACCGTGGTCCGCGCGCGTCTCCCTGGCCAACCTCGAGGACGAGGCGTACCCGCAGATAGGGCGGCACCTCAAGGAGTTGGTGGAGACCGCCGTCGAGCGGTGGAAGCGAGAAAAGGACCCCATCCACTGA